A genomic window from Caldicellulosiruptor kronotskyensis 2002 includes:
- the thrC gene encoding threonine synthase — protein MRYISTRGNKEVKAKEAIYRGIAEDGGLYTPVFIPHLDLSKIKNIESYANLAKYIFELYLTDFTNEEIIDCIDKSYSNGKFDTKDVVVLKKLDSSLFALELWHGPTYAFKDVALQVLPHLLLKSMPSFYKQALILVATSGDTGKAALEGFKDVDRTKIVVFYPSEGVSEVQKRQMTTQEGRNTFVAGIKGNFDDAQSGVKEIFTSKKCIDEIENLGFFFTSANSINFGRLLPQIVYYIWSYLVLLKAGDISEGEKINFVVPTGNFGNILAGFIAKLMGVPINKLIVASNINSVVADFVRTGLYDRRREFYKTISPSMDILVASNLERLLYLITKESERVKKYMMDLKSEGYFKVEEEVLKEIQESFWGDFSTDDQTRSSIKIIYREYDYLIDPHSAVGFDVYRKYQKQTFDSTKTVVLQTANPYKFAKDVLNALFDGEYNNIDPFEAVEILYAKTGVEIPDGIKSLLAKPILHPDVIEKDKMFDFILEKIRDN, from the coding sequence ATGCGTTATATAAGTACAAGAGGTAATAAAGAGGTTAAAGCAAAAGAGGCTATTTACAGGGGGATAGCCGAGGATGGGGGACTTTACACCCCTGTTTTCATACCTCATCTTGACTTAAGTAAAATAAAAAATATAGAATCTTACGCAAATCTTGCAAAATATATATTTGAGCTCTATCTTACTGATTTTACAAATGAAGAGATTATTGATTGCATTGACAAGTCATATAGTAATGGCAAGTTTGACACAAAAGATGTTGTTGTTTTAAAAAAGCTTGACAGTAGCCTTTTTGCACTTGAACTTTGGCACGGTCCGACATACGCTTTCAAAGATGTTGCTTTACAGGTGCTACCTCATCTTTTACTAAAATCAATGCCAAGTTTTTACAAACAGGCACTCATACTTGTTGCAACGTCAGGCGATACTGGCAAAGCTGCCTTGGAAGGGTTTAAGGATGTTGATAGAACAAAGATAGTTGTGTTTTATCCATCTGAGGGTGTGTCAGAGGTTCAGAAAAGACAGATGACCACTCAGGAAGGCAGAAACACTTTTGTTGCTGGGATAAAAGGCAATTTTGACGATGCCCAATCTGGCGTGAAAGAGATTTTCACAAGCAAAAAATGCATAGATGAAATTGAAAATCTGGGGTTTTTCTTTACGTCTGCGAACTCAATAAATTTTGGTAGGCTTCTTCCACAGATTGTATACTATATCTGGAGCTATCTGGTGCTTTTAAAAGCTGGTGATATATCTGAAGGTGAAAAGATAAACTTTGTTGTTCCGACAGGCAATTTTGGCAATATATTGGCAGGTTTTATTGCTAAACTTATGGGAGTTCCTATAAATAAGTTGATTGTTGCTTCAAACATAAACAGTGTGGTTGCTGATTTTGTCAGGACAGGCTTATATGATAGAAGAAGAGAGTTTTACAAAACAATTTCACCTTCAATGGATATTCTTGTTGCAAGTAATTTAGAAAGGTTATTATATTTAATAACAAAAGAATCAGAAAGAGTAAAAAAATACATGATGGATTTAAAAAGTGAGGGGTATTTCAAAGTTGAAGAAGAAGTTTTAAAAGAGATTCAGGAAAGTTTCTGGGGTGATTTTTCCACAGATGACCAGACAAGAAGTAGTATAAAGATTATTTACCGCGAGTATGACTATCTTATTGACCCGCACTCTGCTGTTGGGTTTGATGTTTACAGAAAATACCAGAAGCAGACGTTTGATAGTACAAAAACGGTTGTACTTCAAACTGCAAATCCTTACAAGTTTGCAAAAGATGTTTTGAACGCTTTGTTTGATGGTGAATATAATAATATTGACCCGTTTGAAGCGGTAGAGATTTTGTATGCAAAGACAGGTGTTGAGATCCCGGATGGGATTAAAAGTCTTCTTGCAAAACCGATTTTGCATCCCGATGTGATAGAAAAAGACAAGATGTTTGATTTTATATTAGAGAAAATAAGAGATAATTGA
- a CDS encoding redox-sensing transcriptional repressor Rex, with the protein MFKKKNISLAVIRRLPRYLRYVEDLLNHDVLRISSSELSQRMGYTASQVRQDFNNFGGFGQQGYGYSTQVLYENLVKILGLDRNFKMVIVGVGNLGQALANYANFYKKGFRLVGLFDIDPQKVGKTIRDIKIEHIDKLKDFIKKNDVDIGVLCVPADVAQEVADIMVEGGIKGIWNFTAKEIEVKGDVVVENVHLIDSLMVLSYKLNEKLLEKEKIK; encoded by the coding sequence TTGTTCAAAAAAAAGAACATCTCACTTGCGGTTATAAGAAGGTTGCCGAGGTATCTTCGGTATGTTGAAGACCTTTTAAACCATGATGTTTTGAGAATATCATCATCAGAACTAAGCCAGAGAATGGGTTATACAGCCTCTCAGGTAAGGCAAGATTTTAACAATTTTGGCGGGTTTGGTCAGCAAGGATATGGTTACAGCACACAGGTTCTTTATGAGAATCTTGTAAAAATTTTGGGGCTTGACAGAAATTTTAAAATGGTTATTGTTGGAGTAGGTAACCTTGGACAGGCATTGGCAAATTATGCTAACTTTTATAAAAAGGGTTTCAGGCTCGTCGGGCTATTTGACATTGACCCCCAAAAGGTAGGGAAAACTATTCGTGATATAAAGATTGAACATATTGACAAGCTTAAAGATTTTATCAAAAAGAATGATGTTGACATAGGTGTTCTGTGTGTGCCAGCAGATGTTGCACAAGAGGTTGCAGATATAATGGTTGAAGGTGGGATTAAGGGTATTTGGAATTTTACTGCAAAAGAGATTGAAGTAAAAGGTGATGTGGTTGTTGAGAATGTACATCTGATTGACAGTCTGATGGTACTATCGTATAAGCTAAATGAAAAACTTCTTGAAAAAGAGAAAATAAAGTAA
- a CDS encoding S1 RNA-binding domain-containing protein, translating into MSIKRGQILEGIVKGITQFGAFVELPSGKVGLVHISEVAYEYVEDIKKYLKENQTVKVKVINVKEDGKISLSIKRVNETAKRENEKKRSKDDFEAKLSKFLKDSNQKLSEYNKRYDGKRR; encoded by the coding sequence GTGTCAATCAAAAGAGGTCAAATATTAGAAGGTATTGTAAAGGGCATAACACAGTTTGGTGCGTTTGTTGAGCTTCCAAGCGGAAAAGTTGGGCTTGTTCATATCTCAGAAGTGGCATACGAGTATGTTGAAGATATTAAAAAGTATTTGAAAGAAAATCAAACTGTTAAAGTAAAGGTTATTAATGTAAAAGAAGATGGTAAAATTAGTCTGTCAATAAAGAGAGTAAATGAAACAGCAAAAAGAGAAAATGAAAAAAAGAGGTCTAAAGATGATTTTGAAGCAAAACTTTCAAAGTTTTTAAAAGATAGTAATCAAAAGCTTAGCGAGTATAATAAACGATATGACGGAAAAAGAAGATAA
- a CDS encoding FtsB family cell division protein yields the protein MKKLFKVLKRIFVLIFVIAFFVYSATTVFKQQMILKQVKAQQREVISQIEKVKKENEYLRRLAQYVGTKDYIQQVAREKLGLVGKDEIVFIDKNKKKKE from the coding sequence GTGAAAAAATTATTTAAAGTTCTCAAGAGAATTTTTGTGCTTATATTTGTAATAGCCTTTTTTGTATATTCTGCTACTACAGTTTTTAAGCAGCAAATGATTTTAAAACAGGTAAAGGCTCAGCAGAGGGAAGTTATTTCTCAGATAGAAAAAGTCAAAAAAGAAAATGAATATCTAAGGAGACTTGCGCAGTATGTTGGTACAAAAGACTATATTCAGCAAGTAGCCAGGGAAAAGCTTGGTCTTGTTGGCAAGGATGAGATTGTGTTCATAGATAAAAACAAAAAGAAAAAGGAGTAG
- the yabQ gene encoding spore cortex biosynthesis protein YabQ, with amino-acid sequence MGKVQKKDCFRDYLNERRKRLPKSIFSQISDFTSCFFLGFAVGIVFDSFFFKRILKRRTREILFFISSILSTAVLIAGLMFINFYTLKWYTFLSIACGIYVYKNTISPLYKGFLKKVNKVLSFNKR; translated from the coding sequence ATGGGGAAAGTCCAAAAAAAGGACTGTTTTCGCGACTATTTAAATGAGAGGAGAAAAAGATTGCCAAAAAGCATATTTAGTCAAATTTCTGATTTTACAAGCTGTTTTTTTCTTGGGTTTGCAGTAGGAATTGTATTTGATTCATTCTTTTTCAAAAGAATATTGAAGCGCCGAACCAGAGAAATTTTATTTTTTATATCTTCAATTTTATCCACAGCAGTATTAATAGCAGGTCTTATGTTTATAAATTTTTATACTCTCAAATGGTACACCTTTTTATCAATAGCTTGCGGTATTTATGTTTATAAAAATACAATTTCGCCTCTTTATAAAGGATTTTTAAAAAAGGTGAACAAAGTTTTATCTTTTAATAAAAGATGA
- a CDS encoding YabP/YqfC family sporulation protein, whose amino-acid sequence MDERKNLKSKIHSVLIENREKITINGVDDVESFDENNIILIVNDELLVIKGFDLRINKINTETGEVFIEGQIYSLEYGESPKKGLFSRLFK is encoded by the coding sequence ATGGATGAAAGAAAAAATCTAAAATCTAAAATTCACAGTGTGCTTATCGAGAACAGGGAAAAGATAACAATAAATGGTGTTGATGATGTTGAGAGCTTTGATGAGAACAATATCATCTTGATTGTCAATGATGAGTTGCTTGTAATAAAAGGGTTTGACCTTAGAATAAATAAAATAAATACAGAGACAGGTGAGGTATTCATAGAAGGACAGATTTATTCACTTGAGTATGGGGAAAGTCCAAAAAAAGGACTGTTTTCGCGACTATTTAAATGA
- a CDS encoding RNA-binding S4 domain-containing protein yields MRIDKYLKVSRIIKRRTLAQQACEAGRVFVNGKVAKPSTDVKVGDVIEVHFGDRVFRCKVTSVDEKVQKNLASSMYEMME; encoded by the coding sequence ATGAGAATAGACAAATATCTGAAAGTGTCGAGAATTATCAAAAGAAGGACTTTGGCTCAGCAAGCATGTGAAGCGGGAAGAGTATTTGTGAACGGAAAAGTAGCAAAACCGTCAACAGATGTTAAAGTTGGAGATGTCATTGAGGTGCACTTTGGTGACAGGGTTTTCAGATGCAAAGTGACAAGTGTTGATGAAAAGGTCCAAAAGAATCTGGCAAGTTCAATGTATGAAATGATGGAATAA
- a CDS encoding HU family DNA-binding protein: MNKTDLISAMAEKSGLTKKDAEKALNAFVDAVTEALSKGEKVQLVGFGSFEVRERAERVGRNPQTQEEIKIPATKVPVFKAGKMLKDAVAK; the protein is encoded by the coding sequence ATGAACAAAACAGATTTGATTTCGGCAATGGCGGAGAAGAGCGGTCTTACAAAGAAGGATGCTGAAAAGGCACTAAATGCGTTTGTAGATGCAGTAACAGAGGCACTCTCTAAGGGGGAAAAGGTTCAGCTCGTTGGTTTTGGTTCATTTGAGGTAAGAGAAAGGGCAGAAAGAGTTGGTAGAAATCCTCAAACTCAAGAAGAGATAAAGATTCCAGCAACAAAAGTACCTGTGTTCAAAGCAGGTAAGATGTTGAAAGATGCTGTTGCAAAGTAA
- the mazG gene encoding nucleoside triphosphate pyrophosphohydrolase, with protein MKASFEELVEIMDILRSKCPWDKQQTHESLKKYLIEETYEVIEAIDEKDFTKLKEELGDLLLQVVFHAKIAQENGRFDIYEVIYDICQKMKRRHTHVFGSDSFSTAEEVLLNWDKVKNNEKEIETVTDSMKRIPKHLPALMRSYKVQEKAAKVGFDWESYEGALNKVYEELKELKECLSKNEKKEKIEEEIGDILFAVVNIARFFNVDPEEALHRTVKKFITRFSYIEESAFKQGKILNEMTLEDMDKFWEEAKKV; from the coding sequence ATGAAAGCAAGTTTTGAGGAACTTGTAGAAATAATGGACATACTAAGGAGCAAATGTCCGTGGGATAAACAGCAGACACATGAAAGTCTTAAAAAATACCTGATCGAAGAGACATATGAGGTTATTGAAGCCATAGACGAGAAAGACTTTACAAAACTTAAAGAGGAACTTGGAGACCTGCTTTTACAGGTAGTGTTTCATGCCAAAATTGCACAGGAAAATGGTAGATTTGATATATACGAGGTTATTTATGACATCTGCCAGAAGATGAAGAGAAGGCATACACATGTATTCGGTAGCGACAGCTTTTCAACCGCTGAAGAGGTTCTTCTAAACTGGGATAAAGTCAAAAACAATGAAAAAGAAATTGAAACTGTGACAGATAGTATGAAAAGAATTCCAAAACATCTTCCAGCTCTTATGAGAAGTTATAAAGTTCAAGAGAAAGCGGCTAAAGTAGGCTTTGATTGGGAAAGTTATGAGGGAGCTTTAAATAAGGTATATGAAGAGCTTAAAGAACTGAAAGAGTGTCTGTCGAAAAATGAAAAAAAGGAGAAAATAGAAGAGGAAATTGGAGATATTCTTTTTGCAGTTGTAAATATAGCAAGGTTTTTTAATGTTGACCCTGAAGAAGCCTTGCACAGAACAGTTAAGAAGTTCATAACCAGATTTTCTTATATAGAGGAAAGTGCCTTCAAACAAGGCAAAATATTGAATGAAATGACCCTTGAAGATATGGACAAATTTTGGGAAGAGGCAAAAAAAGTTTAG
- a CDS encoding sporulation transcriptional regulator SpoIIID: MREDIEKRVILAAEIMIKYNATVRKVARTLGVSKSTIHNDLTRRLMYIDKGLYRQVRTILERNKQERHIRGGLATKRKYLIKKITASF; this comes from the coding sequence TTGAGGGAGGATATTGAAAAAAGAGTGATTTTGGCAGCAGAAATTATGATTAAGTACAATGCAACAGTGAGAAAGGTTGCAAGGACTCTGGGTGTGTCAAAGTCCACAATTCACAATGACCTCACAAGAAGACTTATGTACATTGACAAAGGGCTTTACAGGCAGGTAAGAACTATATTAGAAAGAAATAAGCAAGAGAGGCATATAAGAGGAGGACTTGCAACTAAGAGAAAATACCTTATCAAAAAAATCACAGCTTCTTTCTAA
- a CDS encoding sulfide/dihydroorotate dehydrogenase-like FAD/NAD-binding protein produces the protein MNEIVIKQNLAPNVWLMGIYSPQVAKKAKPGQFVILRVTENGERIPLTIADFDNEKGIVYIIFQVVGKTTSLLSQLNNGDRIIDFVGPLGMPYKHSPEDNDYLFIAGGLGIPAIFSKVKMLHSEGKNVDIIIGGRSKENIFFEDELKKYCNNLCITTNDGSYGKKGFVTDILKELLESGKRYDEIFAVGPVPMMKAVVDITKRFSIKTLVSLNPIMVDGTGMCGGCRVKIGNEVKFACVDGPIFNGFEVDFDGLMKRNSYYQDLENISYKEHKCKIGLGE, from the coding sequence ATGAATGAGATTGTTATAAAGCAAAACTTAGCACCAAATGTATGGCTCATGGGTATATACTCCCCACAGGTTGCAAAAAAGGCAAAACCCGGTCAGTTTGTTATCTTAAGAGTTACAGAAAACGGTGAAAGGATTCCTCTTACAATTGCAGATTTTGACAATGAAAAGGGAATAGTATACATCATATTTCAGGTTGTAGGAAAAACAACTTCACTTTTATCTCAGCTAAACAACGGTGACAGAATTATTGATTTTGTCGGACCGCTTGGTATGCCATATAAACACAGCCCTGAAGATAATGACTACCTCTTTATTGCAGGTGGACTTGGAATACCAGCAATATTTTCAAAAGTAAAGATGCTTCACAGTGAGGGCAAAAATGTAGATATCATCATTGGAGGAAGGTCAAAAGAAAATATCTTTTTTGAGGATGAGCTAAAAAAATATTGTAATAATCTCTGCATCACCACAAACGACGGCTCCTATGGAAAAAAAGGATTTGTCACAGATATCTTAAAAGAGCTTTTAGAAAGTGGCAAAAGGTATGATGAAATATTCGCTGTAGGACCAGTTCCAATGATGAAGGCAGTTGTTGATATAACAAAAAGGTTTTCAATCAAGACCTTAGTAAGTCTTAATCCAATTATGGTTGATGGGACAGGAATGTGTGGCGGATGCAGGGTAAAGATTGGAAATGAAGTAAAGTTTGCCTGTGTTGATGGTCCTATTTTTAATGGATTTGAAGTCGACTTTGACGGACTTATGAAAAGAAATTCTTATTATCAAGATCTTGAAAACATTTCGTACAAGGAACACAAATGCAAAATTGGATTGGGGGAGTAG
- the gltA gene encoding NADPH-dependent glutamate synthase produces MQNWIGGVEKLDVLKRVPIKEQEPIERIHNFDEVCLGYTPDEAAREAQRCLECKNAPCVKGCPVEVKIPEFIQLIKKKKFKESYFKILETNLLPAICGRVCPQETQCEQNCVRGMKGEPIAIGKLERFAADWFRQNCEFEFSKPQPNGRKVAIIGSGPAGLSCASSLAKMGYEVTIFEAFHKLGGVLYYGIPEFRLPKEVVEWEIENLKKMGVEFRTNMIFGKTFDLEDLKQEGFDAVFISSGAGLPNFLNIEGELLNGIYSANEFLTRINLMKAYKFPEYDTPIKLGKKVGVIGGGNVAMDAARVARRLGSEVYILYRRTEAEMPARKEEILHAKEEGIKIVELVSPVRFIGDESGHVRALELVKMKLSDPDSSGRRSVKPVDGSNFVFEADNFIVAIGQSPNPLVKKAIPDLELNPNGSIKVDENLMTNIEGVFAGGDIVTGAATVILAMGMGKKAAESIDRYLNAKMNSKS; encoded by the coding sequence ATGCAAAATTGGATTGGGGGAGTAGAGAAATTGGACGTATTGAAAAGAGTTCCTATCAAGGAACAGGAACCTATTGAGAGGATACACAACTTTGATGAAGTGTGCTTGGGCTATACACCTGATGAAGCTGCTAGGGAGGCACAAAGATGTCTTGAGTGTAAAAATGCACCGTGTGTAAAAGGCTGTCCTGTTGAAGTCAAGATTCCTGAGTTTATTCAGCTTATAAAGAAAAAAAAATTCAAAGAAAGCTACTTTAAGATACTTGAGACAAACCTTCTTCCCGCTATATGCGGGCGTGTATGTCCACAGGAAACTCAGTGCGAACAGAACTGTGTTCGTGGAATGAAAGGTGAACCAATTGCTATTGGCAAACTTGAAAGGTTTGCGGCTGATTGGTTTAGACAAAACTGTGAATTTGAATTTTCAAAGCCCCAGCCAAACGGCAGAAAAGTTGCAATAATTGGCTCTGGTCCCGCAGGACTTTCATGTGCCTCATCTTTGGCAAAGATGGGCTATGAAGTTACAATATTTGAAGCATTCCATAAGCTTGGCGGTGTTTTGTACTATGGAATACCTGAATTTAGACTTCCAAAGGAGGTTGTTGAGTGGGAGATTGAAAATCTAAAGAAGATGGGCGTTGAGTTTAGAACAAACATGATATTCGGCAAGACATTTGATTTAGAGGATTTAAAGCAGGAAGGATTTGATGCTGTATTTATAAGCTCTGGCGCTGGACTTCCAAATTTCCTGAATATTGAAGGTGAACTTTTAAACGGGATATACTCAGCAAATGAATTTTTAACAAGGATAAACCTCATGAAGGCATACAAGTTCCCTGAATATGACACACCAATCAAACTTGGTAAGAAGGTTGGTGTAATTGGCGGTGGAAACGTGGCAATGGACGCGGCAAGAGTTGCAAGACGGCTTGGAAGTGAGGTTTATATCCTCTATCGAAGAACTGAGGCTGAGATGCCTGCAAGAAAAGAAGAGATTCTGCATGCAAAAGAAGAGGGGATAAAAATAGTTGAGCTTGTAAGTCCTGTGAGGTTCATAGGCGATGAGTCGGGCCATGTCAGAGCTTTAGAACTTGTAAAAATGAAGCTATCTGACCCGGATAGCTCTGGCAGACGAAGCGTAAAACCTGTAGACGGTTCAAACTTTGTGTTCGAAGCAGACAACTTCATTGTTGCAATTGGCCAAAGTCCAAACCCACTTGTCAAAAAAGCTATACCTGACCTTGAGCTAAACCCCAATGGCTCTATCAAGGTAGATGAAAATCTTATGACAAACATTGAAGGTGTGTTTGCAGGAGGCGACATTGTCACAGG